A region from the Achromobacter seleniivolatilans genome encodes:
- a CDS encoding ABC transporter substrate-binding protein, with product MKFLPLPRLAGAALLALIAPLAAQAEALNPPVKVRYEEVVRSILYVPKYVALSQGYFKDAGLDVSMKTSQGTDKGMTALLSGSADIVLIGPEASIYVQNSESPVKPKIFAGLTATDGFFLLARKPIEKFDWSMLKGKDIIGFRPGSNPIVFLETALRKHGIDPQKDVKLLNNIGIPARAGAWMAGQGEYGIFLEPEAGELVRNGKGYIVASVGHEVGQVDYTVFTATDKYIRDNPKVIQAWTDVVARAEKYVKDTPAATLAPQIMTFFPGMDQGAITEAIDRYKQYQIWKTSPLVTAEAMTKLQDMLIASAVMKDAARVKYEDVVVTDFAKKVQ from the coding sequence GTGAAATTTTTGCCATTGCCCCGCCTGGCGGGCGCAGCGCTGCTTGCGCTGATTGCACCTTTGGCCGCTCAGGCCGAAGCCCTGAATCCACCCGTGAAGGTCCGCTACGAAGAGGTCGTGCGCTCCATCCTGTACGTGCCGAAATACGTTGCCCTGTCTCAGGGTTACTTCAAGGACGCCGGATTGGACGTGTCCATGAAAACGTCCCAAGGCACCGACAAGGGCATGACCGCCCTGCTGTCGGGCAGCGCCGACATTGTGCTGATCGGCCCAGAAGCGTCCATCTATGTGCAGAACAGCGAATCGCCCGTCAAACCGAAGATTTTCGCCGGGCTGACGGCCACTGACGGCTTCTTCCTGCTTGCGCGCAAACCGATCGAAAAATTTGACTGGTCGATGCTCAAGGGCAAAGACATCATCGGCTTTCGCCCCGGCTCAAATCCCATCGTCTTCCTGGAGACCGCGCTGCGCAAGCACGGGATCGATCCGCAAAAAGACGTCAAGCTCTTGAACAATATCGGCATTCCAGCGCGTGCTGGCGCATGGATGGCCGGCCAGGGGGAATACGGCATATTCCTGGAGCCCGAAGCGGGTGAACTGGTGCGCAACGGCAAGGGTTATATCGTGGCATCGGTAGGCCATGAAGTCGGCCAGGTGGACTACACGGTTTTCACCGCCACGGATAAGTACATCCGCGACAATCCCAAGGTCATTCAGGCCTGGACCGACGTGGTGGCGCGCGCCGAAAAGTACGTGAAAGATACGCCCGCCGCTACGCTGGCCCCCCAGATCATGACGTTCTTTCCCGGCATGGATCAGGGCGCAATAACGGAAGCCATCGACCGCTACAAGCAATATCAAATCTGGAAGACATCACCGCTGGTCACGGCCGAGGCCATGACGAAGCTGCAAGACATGCTGATCGCCAGCGCTGTCATGAAGGACGCCGCGCGCGTGAAGTATGAAGACGTGGTGGTGACCGACTTTGCCAAGAAGGTGCAATGA
- a CDS encoding ABC transporter ATP-binding protein, which translates to MSAVVHNLKPETATAKIELREVCLSYFTTEGETEALSNVSFSLAPGEFVSLIGQSGCGKSTLLSLIAGLIPPTAGAVMIDGHAVTKPNPRIGYMLQQDYLFEWRTILDNVMLGAEIQGRRDARSEARAVHLLEKCGLGAFLSHTPRQLSGGMRQRAALARTLVTEPDVILLDEPFSALDSQTRLAISDEVVDILRREGKTVVLVTHDIGEAIAMTDRVIVLSRRPGRLKSQYRIHYGDGARPTPFQARSRPEFNTYFKQLWDELDVHVEG; encoded by the coding sequence ATGAGCGCCGTCGTTCATAACCTGAAACCCGAGACGGCTACGGCCAAGATCGAACTGCGCGAAGTGTGCCTGTCGTACTTCACGACCGAAGGCGAAACCGAGGCGCTGTCGAACGTGTCGTTTTCGTTGGCGCCGGGGGAATTCGTCAGCCTGATCGGGCAAAGCGGCTGTGGCAAGAGCACGTTGCTGTCGCTGATCGCTGGCCTGATTCCGCCAACCGCGGGCGCGGTGATGATCGACGGCCATGCCGTCACCAAACCCAACCCCCGCATCGGCTACATGCTCCAGCAGGACTACCTGTTTGAGTGGCGCACCATTCTGGACAACGTGATGCTGGGCGCCGAAATTCAAGGCCGGCGCGATGCTCGCAGTGAAGCGCGCGCAGTCCACCTGCTTGAAAAATGCGGGCTGGGCGCATTTCTGTCGCATACGCCGCGCCAGTTATCGGGCGGGATGCGCCAGCGCGCCGCATTGGCGCGCACCCTGGTGACCGAACCCGACGTGATTTTGCTGGACGAGCCCTTCTCGGCACTGGACTCACAAACCCGGCTGGCGATCTCTGACGAAGTCGTGGACATCCTGCGCCGCGAAGGCAAGACGGTAGTGCTGGTGACACACGATATTGGCGAGGCCATCGCCATGACCGATCGCGTCATTGTGCTGTCGCGCCGGCCTGGACGGCTAAAGAGCCAGTACCGCATCCACTATGGCGATGGCGCCCGGCCCACGCCGTTTCAGGCGCGCTCGCGGCCGGAATTCAATACCTACTTCAAACAGCTTTGGGACGAGTTGGACGTCCACGTGGAGGGTTGA
- a CDS encoding ABC transporter permease, which translates to MNAPIANTVPLRAVRAPSDKYLDYLRRDRARKRNIRLAQALLLVVFLCAWEILPRMHILNPLLTSYPSALWPTFIDLWNNGNLAKHIMTTLWATLVGFTLSMVIGIIVAAALWWSDFLYKVLDPFLVVANAMPKIAFVPIFYLWLGSDYAVYGMAVAIAVFVTIMVVYAGFRGIDLNKVKLAHTFGASRWQVLTKVVLPGSVPTLIAAVKMNIGLALVGVIVGEFQSADSGLGFLIMNGSQVFKLNIVMTAIAMLAVISSLMYLVVYRIEAAVARRYG; encoded by the coding sequence ATGAACGCGCCCATTGCCAATACCGTTCCCCTGCGCGCCGTTCGCGCGCCCAGCGACAAATATCTGGATTATCTGCGCCGGGATCGCGCACGCAAGCGCAATATCCGGCTGGCGCAAGCCTTGCTGCTGGTGGTGTTTCTGTGTGCCTGGGAGATCTTGCCGCGCATGCACATTCTGAATCCGCTGCTGACCAGCTACCCCAGCGCGCTATGGCCCACATTCATAGACTTGTGGAACAACGGCAACCTGGCCAAGCACATCATGACTACGCTGTGGGCCACGCTGGTCGGCTTTACCTTAAGCATGGTGATCGGCATCATCGTGGCCGCTGCGCTGTGGTGGTCGGACTTTTTATACAAGGTGCTGGACCCCTTTCTGGTCGTGGCCAACGCCATGCCCAAGATCGCCTTCGTGCCGATTTTCTACCTGTGGCTGGGCTCGGATTACGCGGTGTACGGCATGGCCGTTGCCATCGCCGTGTTCGTGACCATCATGGTGGTGTACGCGGGTTTTCGGGGCATTGATCTGAACAAAGTGAAGCTGGCCCACACCTTTGGCGCCAGCCGCTGGCAAGTGCTGACCAAGGTCGTGCTGCCGGGCAGCGTGCCCACGCTGATCGCCGCCGTGAAAATGAACATCGGCTTGGCGCTGGTGGGCGTCATCGTCGGGGAATTCCAGTCTGCGGATTCCGGTCTGGGCTTTCTGATCATGAACGGCAGCCAAGTGTTCAAGCTGAACATCGTCATGACCGCCATTGCCATGCTGGCCGTTATTTCCAGCCTGATGTATCTGGTCGTCTATCGCATCGAAGCCGCCGTGGCGCGGCGCTACGGATAA
- a CDS encoding isochorismatase family cysteine hydrolase, producing MEFPQWVQDRVIARQGCLHPYDELPAGRLAVVVVDMQQYFTMPGYQGECAPAREIIDPINRLCDAVREAGGVIVWVQTASDNADAFWSHHHSVMLTPERSARRLQTLRSDAPGYALHPDLHAHDTDLRVTKRFYSAMAPGSSELEPLLRGLGIDTLLITGTVTNVCCESTARDAMMRNFRTIMVDDALAAVTPAEHEHALHGWLLFFGDVLTVDEVTARLKPAHATRKIA from the coding sequence ATGGAATTTCCGCAATGGGTACAGGACCGGGTGATAGCCCGCCAGGGCTGTCTGCATCCCTATGACGAGCTGCCTGCGGGCCGCCTGGCGGTGGTCGTCGTGGACATGCAGCAATACTTCACGATGCCCGGCTACCAGGGCGAATGCGCCCCGGCTCGCGAGATCATCGATCCCATCAACCGGCTGTGTGATGCGGTGCGCGAGGCGGGCGGCGTCATCGTCTGGGTGCAGACTGCGTCCGACAATGCCGACGCGTTCTGGTCGCACCATCACAGCGTGATGTTGACGCCGGAACGCAGCGCCAGGCGCTTGCAGACCTTGCGGAGCGATGCCCCAGGTTATGCCTTGCATCCCGACCTGCATGCGCACGACACAGATCTGCGCGTGACCAAACGCTTCTATAGCGCCATGGCGCCCGGCTCGTCAGAGCTGGAACCATTGCTGCGCGGCTTGGGAATCGACACGTTGCTCATCACTGGCACGGTCACCAATGTGTGCTGCGAATCCACCGCGCGTGACGCCATGATGCGCAACTTCCGCACCATCATGGTGGACGACGCGCTGGCGGCGGTCACACCGGCCGAGCACGAGCATGCACTGCACGGCTGGCTACTGTTCTTTGGCGACGTGTTGACGGTGGACGAAGTGACGGCGCGGCTAAAGCCCGCGCACGCCACTCGAAAAATCGCCTGA
- a CDS encoding bifunctional acetate--CoA ligase family protein/GNAT family N-acetyltransferase encodes MLRHALAPMFEPSSLVLVADRPLPAAGSLSPALKAKTTVVDCVVGSAPEMPAALQGLAPGERPDLALVCVSPAVLPETLRRLSPLSPRSVILLPHELPDPYPRGTLALCRAWAEENRCELLGPRSFGAQRPHAGLNFSQHPVLARAGRVALLAQSRSIMAAVMDWAEDVHIGFSTAVSLGDEAVVGLAKVLDYLASDPRTDSIVLYLEDVGPAREFMSTLRAAASVKPVIVLKAGRSDADSSDAIFDAALRRAGAVRVRYFVQLFSAVKVLGYTRRPKGRRVALISNGSGPPQLAMDLIGPDAAVLRADLAPATRRTLEAMLEPDAACANPVITYMPLTPERIRAMLDAVLDDAGVDGVLVLLAPDALADMPAVARELAQIAPNAKKPVVTCFMGDAGMRPLRRMLDDAGTSAFRTPESAADAFGVLASHHYNQQLLLQTQPQDPAGHVPDLAAAREIVARARADCRRELNTSEIRTLLSLFYVPLRDTPVDVAAAEPESRPMAIRVRRDPQFGPVIRFGAGGPDAVLSLADRGMDLPPLNGFLARQLIERSRLWRRVLAPRIGHMAAESLQQTVVLVSELVSELPDIESLDIDPLYAGETHLRAGGLRMTLTETPGCESPQTAGYPHMAIHPYPARLVQVRRFDDGIPWVLRPIRPEDGEALQEFIRGLSERSRYMRFVSMMRELTPRMVSRYTQVDYHRELALVAATQVPNPANRGHPREVLVGFAHYLRNPDGRGAEYALVIGDDWQRRGLGRQLMTALIDAAREQGLEYIDGLVLSTNRPMLALMTSLGFTNDADPEDPTMRRVWLGLA; translated from the coding sequence ATGCTGCGACACGCTCTTGCCCCCATGTTCGAACCCAGTTCGCTGGTGCTCGTTGCCGACCGGCCGCTGCCGGCGGCGGGTTCCCTGTCGCCCGCGCTCAAGGCGAAAACCACGGTCGTCGACTGTGTCGTCGGTAGCGCGCCCGAGATGCCCGCCGCCCTGCAAGGGTTGGCGCCCGGCGAGCGGCCTGATCTGGCCCTGGTTTGTGTCTCGCCCGCCGTGCTGCCGGAAACGCTGCGTCGCCTGTCGCCGTTATCGCCCCGTTCGGTCATTCTTCTACCGCATGAGCTCCCGGACCCCTATCCTCGGGGCACGCTGGCCCTGTGCCGGGCCTGGGCCGAGGAAAACCGCTGCGAACTGCTCGGACCCCGTTCGTTCGGCGCCCAGCGGCCTCATGCCGGCCTGAATTTCAGCCAGCACCCGGTGCTGGCGCGGGCCGGGCGGGTCGCCCTGTTGGCGCAGTCCCGCTCCATCATGGCTGCGGTCATGGACTGGGCCGAAGACGTGCACATCGGTTTTTCCACCGCCGTGTCGCTGGGCGACGAGGCGGTCGTGGGCTTGGCCAAGGTGCTGGACTACCTGGCCAGCGATCCGCGCACCGACAGCATCGTGCTCTATCTGGAAGACGTGGGCCCCGCTCGTGAATTCATGAGCACGCTGCGCGCGGCCGCCAGCGTCAAACCGGTGATCGTGCTGAAGGCGGGCCGTTCCGATGCCGATAGCTCGGACGCGATCTTTGACGCCGCGCTGCGCCGGGCTGGCGCGGTCCGCGTGCGGTACTTCGTGCAATTGTTCTCGGCCGTGAAAGTGCTGGGGTACACGCGGCGGCCCAAGGGGCGGCGCGTGGCGCTAATCTCCAACGGCAGCGGGCCACCCCAGTTGGCCATGGACCTGATCGGCCCCGATGCAGCGGTGCTGCGCGCCGACCTCGCGCCCGCCACCCGCCGCACGCTGGAAGCCATGCTGGAACCGGACGCAGCTTGCGCCAATCCCGTCATTACCTATATGCCGCTGACCCCTGAGCGCATCCGCGCCATGCTGGATGCTGTGCTGGACGATGCCGGGGTGGATGGGGTGCTGGTGTTGTTGGCGCCTGATGCGCTGGCCGATATGCCTGCGGTCGCGCGCGAACTTGCACAGATCGCGCCCAACGCGAAAAAGCCGGTGGTGACGTGCTTCATGGGCGACGCGGGCATGCGGCCCTTGCGGCGCATGCTGGACGACGCCGGCACATCCGCTTTCCGCACGCCGGAATCCGCCGCGGATGCGTTCGGCGTGCTGGCGTCGCACCATTACAACCAGCAGTTGCTGTTGCAGACGCAGCCGCAGGACCCTGCCGGCCACGTGCCTGATCTGGCTGCCGCCCGCGAGATCGTGGCGCGCGCCCGCGCCGATTGCCGGCGCGAATTGAATACGTCTGAAATCCGTACCCTGTTAAGCCTGTTCTACGTGCCGCTGCGCGATACGCCAGTGGACGTGGCGGCCGCAGAACCCGAGTCACGCCCCATGGCGATCCGCGTGCGGCGCGACCCGCAATTCGGCCCGGTCATCCGCTTTGGCGCGGGCGGCCCGGACGCAGTGCTGTCGCTGGCGGATCGCGGCATGGATCTGCCGCCGCTCAACGGTTTCCTGGCCCGGCAACTGATCGAACGCAGCCGTTTGTGGCGCCGCGTGCTGGCCCCGCGCATTGGGCACATGGCGGCTGAATCGCTGCAACAGACCGTGGTGCTCGTGTCTGAACTGGTGTCGGAGCTGCCGGATATCGAATCCCTGGATATCGACCCGCTCTATGCGGGTGAAACGCATCTGCGCGCGGGCGGTCTGCGCATGACCCTGACCGAAACCCCGGGTTGTGAATCGCCGCAAACGGCGGGTTATCCGCATATGGCGATTCATCCGTATCCGGCGCGCCTGGTGCAGGTGCGCCGGTTTGACGATGGCATTCCGTGGGTATTGCGGCCCATTCGCCCCGAAGACGGCGAAGCCTTGCAAGAGTTCATTCGCGGTTTGTCGGAGCGGTCGCGCTACATGCGGTTTGTGTCCATGATGCGCGAGCTGACGCCGCGTATGGTGTCGCGCTACACCCAGGTGGACTACCACCGTGAACTGGCGCTGGTGGCAGCAACGCAAGTGCCCAACCCCGCCAATCGCGGACATCCGCGTGAAGTGCTGGTCGGGTTCGCGCACTATCTGCGCAACCCGGATGGGCGCGGCGCCGAGTACGCGCTGGTGATTGGCGACGACTGGCAGCGGCGCGGCCTGGGCCGTCAACTGATGACGGCGCTGATCGATGCCGCGCGCGAGCAGGGCCTGGAATACATCGACGGCCTGGTGCTGTCGACCAACCGGCCCATGCTGGCCCTGATGACCAGCCTGGGCTTCACCAACGACGCAGATCCCGAAGACCCGACCATGCGCCGGGTGTGGCTGGGGCTGGCCTGA
- the gltX gene encoding glutamate--tRNA ligase yields MTSNASSPIRTRFAPSPTGFLHLGGARTALFSWAFARHHQGTFVLRIEDTDVERSTPEAVQAILDSMEWLGMQPDEGPFYQMQRMDRYREVVAQMLAAGTAYHCYSSPEEVEAMREAARARGDKPRYDGTWRPETGKTLPAIPADRKPVVRFKNPQEGATAWNDMVKGTISFDNTELDDLIIARPDGTPTYNFCVVVDDWDMGITHVLRGDDHVNNTPRQINILRALGAALPEYGHVPMILGPDGEKLSKRHGAVNVMEYDNEGYLPEAMINYLARLGWSHGDDELFSREQLVSWFDTKHLSKSASQWDPKKLNWVNAHYIKQMDNAELAERVAPRVANRGGHPEKIDLPGVVGLLKDRAETLEQLADGAMLFCAEFKPAAPELIEQHLTAPAREALADFAQRAQDTDWTREALSALIKAVLADRGLKMPQLAIPLRVAVTGQTQTPAVDAVLALLGKQTVLKRLASI; encoded by the coding sequence ATGACTTCCAACGCCTCCTCCCCCATTCGTACCCGCTTCGCACCTTCGCCGACGGGTTTCCTGCATTTGGGCGGCGCGCGCACCGCGCTGTTCTCGTGGGCCTTCGCCCGCCATCACCAAGGCACCTTTGTGTTGCGCATCGAAGACACTGATGTCGAGCGCTCCACGCCGGAAGCCGTCCAGGCCATTCTCGACAGCATGGAATGGCTGGGCATGCAGCCCGATGAAGGTCCCTTCTATCAGATGCAGCGCATGGACCGCTACCGCGAAGTGGTCGCGCAGATGCTGGCTGCTGGTACCGCTTACCACTGCTACAGCTCGCCCGAGGAAGTGGAGGCCATGCGCGAAGCCGCCCGCGCACGCGGCGACAAACCGCGTTATGACGGCACCTGGCGCCCGGAAACCGGCAAGACCCTGCCCGCCATCCCGGCAGACCGCAAGCCTGTCGTCCGCTTCAAGAATCCCCAGGAAGGCGCGACCGCCTGGAACGACATGGTCAAGGGCACGATCAGCTTCGACAACACCGAGCTCGACGACCTGATCATTGCTCGCCCGGACGGCACGCCGACCTACAACTTCTGCGTTGTGGTCGATGACTGGGACATGGGCATCACGCACGTTCTGCGCGGCGATGACCACGTCAACAACACTCCGCGCCAGATCAACATCCTGCGCGCGCTGGGCGCGGCTCTGCCTGAATACGGCCATGTGCCGATGATCTTGGGCCCGGACGGCGAAAAGCTGTCCAAACGCCACGGCGCGGTCAACGTCATGGAATATGACAACGAAGGCTACCTGCCCGAGGCCATGATCAACTACCTGGCGCGTCTGGGCTGGAGCCACGGCGACGATGAGCTGTTCTCGCGCGAGCAGCTGGTGTCGTGGTTTGACACCAAGCACCTGTCGAAGTCGGCCTCGCAATGGGACCCCAAGAAGCTGAACTGGGTCAACGCCCACTACATCAAGCAGATGGACAATGCGGAACTGGCCGAACGCGTCGCCCCGCGCGTGGCGAACCGTGGCGGTCATCCGGAAAAAATCGATCTGCCGGGCGTAGTCGGCCTGCTGAAAGACCGCGCCGAAACGCTGGAACAACTGGCGGATGGCGCCATGCTGTTCTGCGCGGAATTCAAACCCGCTGCCCCCGAACTGATCGAGCAGCACCTGACCGCCCCCGCGCGCGAAGCGCTGGCTGACTTTGCCCAGCGCGCCCAGGACACCGACTGGACTCGCGAGGCCCTGTCCGCCCTGATCAAAGCGGTGCTGGCCGACCGAGGCCTGAAAATGCCGCAACTGGCAATTCCGCTGCGCGTGGCCGTAACGGGCCAAACGCAAACGCCCGCGGTGGATGCCGTGCTGGCCCTGCTGGGCAAGCAAACGGTGTTGAAGCGTCTGGCTTCAATCTGA
- a CDS encoding MFS transporter produces MPAMSSEARAIALLALAAFVSASAFRICDPMLPQLAAEFGTTTGQAARAVTAFAVAYGVLQMFFGPVGDRYGKYRVVSVATVACALGSAGAVMAESLDMLVFCRALSGAAGAGIVPLSMAWIGDNVPYERRQATLARFLTGTILGMSAGQLAGGLFADTVGWRWAFAALVVGYLIVGVLLHLEVRRQQVSGFGRVDPGTVQKGFMAQARLVLGTPWARVVLATVFAEGLLVFGALAFAPSYLHERFDISLTAAGALVAVYAVGGLIYTVVAGRILKRLGERGLAVAGGLVLSVAFLSYLLGPVWMWSLLASVLAGFGYYLLHATLQTNATQMVPSARGTAVAWFASCLFMGQAAGVALAGAVVDQIGAAALFGGSAVLLPLLGAFFALALKRRTVTV; encoded by the coding sequence ATGCCCGCCATGTCTTCTGAAGCACGCGCGATCGCGCTGCTTGCCCTGGCCGCCTTTGTCAGCGCCAGTGCTTTCCGTATCTGTGATCCCATGCTGCCGCAATTGGCGGCGGAGTTCGGTACCACCACCGGACAGGCCGCGCGCGCCGTGACGGCGTTTGCGGTGGCCTACGGCGTGTTGCAGATGTTCTTCGGTCCAGTAGGTGACCGATATGGCAAATACCGTGTCGTCAGTGTGGCGACCGTGGCGTGCGCGCTGGGCAGCGCGGGAGCCGTCATGGCCGAATCCCTGGATATGCTCGTGTTCTGCCGGGCCTTGTCGGGGGCGGCGGGGGCGGGCATCGTGCCGCTTTCCATGGCGTGGATCGGCGACAACGTGCCGTATGAGCGCCGGCAGGCGACGCTGGCGCGTTTTCTGACTGGCACCATTCTGGGCATGTCGGCGGGCCAATTGGCTGGGGGCCTGTTCGCGGACACCGTGGGCTGGCGCTGGGCGTTTGCGGCGCTGGTCGTCGGTTATTTGATCGTGGGCGTGCTGCTGCATCTGGAAGTGCGGCGGCAGCAGGTGTCAGGCTTTGGCCGGGTCGACCCGGGAACCGTGCAAAAAGGATTCATGGCGCAGGCCCGGCTGGTGCTGGGCACGCCATGGGCGCGCGTGGTGCTGGCGACGGTGTTTGCCGAGGGCCTGCTTGTGTTCGGCGCACTGGCTTTCGCGCCATCCTACCTGCATGAGCGCTTCGATATTTCCCTGACCGCCGCGGGCGCGCTGGTGGCCGTGTATGCGGTGGGCGGGCTGATCTATACCGTTGTGGCAGGCCGCATCCTCAAGCGCTTGGGAGAACGCGGGCTGGCAGTTGCAGGCGGCCTCGTCCTGAGCGTGGCATTCCTTTCGTATCTGCTGGGTCCGGTCTGGATGTGGAGCCTCTTGGCCAGCGTGTTGGCGGGCTTTGGTTATTACCTGCTGCACGCGACCCTGCAAACGAATGCGACCCAGATGGTGCCGTCCGCACGCGGGACCGCCGTCGCCTGGTTCGCATCCTGCCTGTTCATGGGGCAGGCGGCGGGCGTGGCGCTGGCGGGAGCCGTGGTGGATCAGATCGGAGCGGCCGCCTTGTTCGGCGGATCGGCTGTCTTGCTGCCGTTACTGGGCGCGTTCTTTGCCCTAGCGCTGAAACGGCGCACGGTGACGGTTTGA
- a CDS encoding LysR family transcriptional regulator, whose amino-acid sequence MRSLPDLSIAHYRHFLLVAELKSFRAAAARAFRSQPALSLSIREMEQRLGQPLFEQNNRNTLTRFGQDCLPLARELVEHHDRVAGALSGLANNGAGTLTMASVATVATHWLPELVASYREHFPAVSLRLFDDNSEGVERMVLAGEVELGVCSPVSQDRRLTFEPLLRDAFGLVCHRGHPLAGRKSVTWREIADLPLVGTMAHRQLAGYPQAAFMLDRQVFVSNMMSLLAMLERGVGVTVLARLGVPPDSPGLAFVPLSRPRIERELGIMRLAGRSLSPAALRMEEMLRAKAVRGGRTVA is encoded by the coding sequence ATGCGTTCCCTACCGGATCTATCCATCGCCCACTATCGGCATTTTCTGCTGGTGGCGGAACTCAAGAGCTTTCGTGCGGCTGCCGCCCGCGCGTTCCGGTCGCAACCCGCGCTGTCCTTGTCTATTCGAGAAATGGAGCAGCGACTGGGGCAGCCCTTGTTTGAGCAAAACAACCGCAACACGCTCACGCGGTTCGGGCAAGATTGCCTGCCGCTGGCGCGAGAACTCGTTGAGCACCACGACCGGGTGGCCGGTGCGCTGTCCGGGCTGGCCAACAATGGCGCGGGTACCTTGACGATGGCATCGGTGGCGACCGTCGCCACGCACTGGCTGCCAGAGCTGGTGGCGTCGTACCGCGAACACTTTCCCGCCGTGTCGTTGCGTCTGTTCGATGACAACTCCGAAGGCGTTGAACGCATGGTGCTGGCGGGCGAGGTGGAATTGGGCGTATGCAGCCCCGTGTCGCAGGATCGCCGCTTGACGTTCGAACCTTTGCTGCGAGATGCGTTTGGCCTGGTTTGCCATCGCGGCCATCCGCTGGCCGGGCGCAAGTCGGTCACCTGGCGCGAGATCGCGGATCTGCCGCTTGTTGGCACGATGGCGCACCGTCAGCTTGCCGGTTATCCGCAAGCGGCGTTCATGCTGGACCGGCAGGTGTTTGTGTCCAACATGATGTCGCTCTTGGCCATGCTGGAGCGGGGCGTGGGGGTGACGGTGCTGGCGCGTCTGGGCGTGCCGCCGGATTCCCCGGGACTCGCGTTTGTGCCGTTGTCCCGGCCGCGGATCGAGCGGGAACTGGGCATCATGAGGCTGGCCGGTCGCAGTCTGTCGCCGGCTGCTTTGCGCATGGAAGAAATGCTGCGCGCAAAGGCGGTTCGAGGCGGACGCACTGTCGCTTGA
- a CDS encoding alpha/beta hydrolase gives MIAASSPSTTSPGRPDPLDFSLADRLPALDAGHGRLLIGAPPQPGKPSLLFVPGAYHGAWCYAHYLDYFAQAGLGCAALDLRGHGGLAPDADFPSVTIADLGQDVVNALDVLKGPTVVVGHSMGALPALLAASQRPVAGVVLMAPSPPGDLPGALALPPVPAAAPRPAPADTEIRARFLATSPDRDVSAVSRRLNAESPQVLNDRYLLRVAISAASITAPGLCLEAGLDTHDRHPPGQDLAIARRFGFTHAVLAGQPHCMMYADHWQISAAAILAWHRTQFG, from the coding sequence ATGATCGCCGCCTCTTCCCCCTCTACTACCTCGCCTGGCCGCCCGGACCCGCTGGATTTCAGCCTGGCCGACCGCCTGCCTGCTCTCGATGCCGGCCACGGCCGCTTGCTGATCGGCGCGCCCCCGCAACCCGGCAAACCCAGCCTGCTGTTCGTGCCCGGCGCGTATCACGGCGCCTGGTGTTACGCGCATTATTTGGATTATTTCGCGCAAGCGGGCTTGGGCTGCGCGGCACTGGACCTGCGCGGCCATGGCGGCTTGGCCCCCGATGCTGATTTCCCCAGCGTCACGATCGCCGACCTGGGCCAGGACGTCGTCAATGCACTGGACGTATTGAAAGGCCCGACCGTGGTCGTGGGTCATAGCATGGGAGCCTTGCCGGCCTTGCTCGCCGCCAGCCAGCGGCCGGTGGCTGGCGTTGTGCTGATGGCGCCCTCGCCTCCGGGCGACCTGCCCGGCGCGCTGGCGCTGCCTCCCGTACCTGCCGCCGCGCCTCGTCCTGCGCCCGCCGACACGGAAATCCGCGCGCGCTTTCTGGCAACGTCGCCCGATCGGGACGTCAGCGCCGTATCGCGCCGCCTGAACGCCGAAAGCCCGCAGGTGCTGAATGACCGCTATCTGCTGCGCGTGGCGATCAGCGCAGCATCCATCACCGCGCCTGGCTTGTGCCTGGAGGCCGGGTTGGATACGCACGACCGGCACCCGCCCGGCCAAGACCTTGCAATAGCGCGGCGCTTCGGATTTACCCACGCCGTGCTTGCCGGACAACCGCACTGCATGATGTATGCAGACCATTGGCAAATCAGCGCGGCCGCCATTCTGGCTTGGCACCGGACGCAATTCGGCTGA